Genomic segment of Chitinispirillales bacterium ANBcel5:
AGATCGGTTCAATGCTGCATATGTGACAGAAGTGCTGTACCGAATACTCCACTGATCATCGAAGTCCTTGATGAGGGGGCACTGTGCGATTTGTGTGCCCGTCGTTACGCGCCTGAGTTGTTTGAGGTAAAAACTGCTTACCATAATAGAGGCACGTCTTCTGTTGGCAGGCTTTCCAACGAACAACTCAAACAGATAAAAGAGCACATTGATTCACTTCTTTGCATTACCCCCGATCTTCTTAAAGCCATCGCACGGGGCATCGTTGAAGCGCCGTCGCATCACATAGGAATGCTGTTTTTGCTCAAAGATCTGCCCGCACCATCACCCCGCCCCGGTGAAACGCAAAAAGATCACGACCTGAGAGTGAAAACCTACAGAGCAAAAGAGCTCAACAGGAAGTTAAATCAGGAGATAACCGCTCGCCTCAAACGGGTTCTTGAAATACTGGAACTGGACCAAACAGACAATCCTTAAATCTGCAGATTCTGAAAACGCTGAAACTCTCCATCCAGGGCACAGAGCTCTTCATGGGTGCCACTCTCGATGCAACGACCCTGTTTCAAAACCAAAATTCTGTCTGCTTTGCGTATCGTTGAGAGGCGGTGGGCTACGATAAGCATAGTGCGTCCTTTGGCCAAATGGGATATGGCCTGCTGAACAAGCTTCTCAGATGCGACATCTAGCGCTGAAGTCGCTTCATCCAGTATAATTATCCTGGGATCTCTTATGAGTGCTCGCGCTATGGCTATCCTCTGACGCTGCCCGCCGGAGAGACGGGCGCCATGTTCGCCGATCAGGGTATCAAGCCCTTCAGGCATACGGCTGATAAACTCATCAACGTTTGATAGCTCAAGTATTTCCCGAAGCTTTTGCTCAGGTATGTCCTCAAGCCCATAGGTGATATTCTCTCTTATGGTGCCGGAGAAAAGAACCGACTCCTGAGGCACTACCGCAAGAAACCTCCTGAACGTACGCAAATCAAGGTGCTGCATATCCTGACCATCAAGGAGAATTTTCCCCGATGTGGGCCTTCTGAAACCAATAATCAGGTTTATCAGTGTCGATTTTCCGCTGCCCGATTCACCGACAATTGCAACGCATTCGCCGGAATTTATAGTTTGATTAAAATCACACACAGCCGCAACATCACTGCCTTCATAGAAATAATTAACCTCTTCAAATTGCAGGTCCCCACGAACCGATTTAACCGCTTGTTTACCCTCGTTTTGCTCAATATCAGGACACTCCAGAATCTCTCCCATGGAACGTATGGAATCAAAACCGCGGCTGAGCTGGGGGTAGATGTTTATAATACCCGTTATGCTGTTAATGATCTGTACAAAGAAGGTCTGATACATCACCACATCACCCACCGGTATTCTGCCCCGATAGGCCATAAACCCGGTGACAAGAAGACAGATAAACTGAAAGGACTGAAACGCTACCCATGTTGTGGCACCAAACAGCGCGTTAACGATATCAAGCCGTATGCCCCGGTGTTTCACCTTCTCCAGCTGGGTGTTGATCTTTGAAATCTCCTTCTCCTCAACACCATGGGCCCGGGTGATAGGCAACATTGTCACCATCTCTGAAACCATCGCCGACATGGTCTCTATCTGGGTGCGGAATGCCTCGTTTCTTATACTTATCCGTTTGCGAAAAATATGAATCATTACAACCGAAATGGGCACACAAATCAAA
This window contains:
- a CDS encoding ABC transporter ATP-binding protein, which codes for MKKHTEITNNHLEQHYKNSSPVLTLFRLFSKERRKVVLSLIFGAIKHTPFLFLPIIIGDVITSVSDPERYGTSGIIRGTVIIVILLIQNIPMHTLFVQYMSVAIRNVEAQLRNALVRRLQELSIAFHENYQSGRLQSKVLRDVESIEILARQIFLTVYHSLMTVIFAVVVTVLRDRLVALFFLICVPISVVMIHIFRKRISIRNEAFRTQIETMSAMVSEMVTMLPITRAHGVEEKEISKINTQLEKVKHRGIRLDIVNALFGATTWVAFQSFQFICLLVTGFMAYRGRIPVGDVVMYQTFFVQIINSITGIINIYPQLSRGFDSIRSMGEILECPDIEQNEGKQAVKSVRGDLQFEEVNYFYEGSDVAAVCDFNQTINSGECVAIVGESGSGKSTLINLIIGFRRPTSGKILLDGQDMQHLDLRTFRRFLAVVPQESVLFSGTIRENITYGLEDIPEQKLREILELSNVDEFISRMPEGLDTLIGEHGARLSGGQRQRIAIARALIRDPRIIILDEATSALDVASEKLVQQAISHLAKGRTMLIVAHRLSTIRKADRILVLKQGRCIESGTHEELCALDGEFQRFQNLQI